A genomic region of Trichothermofontia sichuanensis B231 contains the following coding sequences:
- the cobW gene encoding cobalamin biosynthesis protein CobW has product MHKIPVTVITGFLGAGKTTLIRHLLQHPAGRRIAVLVNEFGEVGIDGELLRACQICEDSAVEPEANGQAKGGTHPTPTVPQIVELTNGCLCCTVQEEFLPAMQALLKQRDHIDCILIETSGLALPKPLVQAFRWPEIRTGATVDGVIAVVDGEALAAGQLVGDLTQLEAQRQADPNLEHETPIAELFEDQLNCADLVLLTKTDRLEAATITQVQTWLADQIPAGVRVLPCHQGQIESELLLGFNAAVEDNLEQRPSHHDTEEDHEHDDHINAVYLQSDRAFEPKPLVDRLTHLVQTMEIYRIKGFVTVPGKPMRLVLQGVGPRFDYFYDRPWRADEVRQTRLVLIGRDLDQAQVEQYWEASQVP; this is encoded by the coding sequence ATGCATAAAATTCCCGTTACCGTGATTACGGGCTTCCTGGGAGCCGGGAAAACCACCCTCATACGCCACTTGCTCCAACACCCAGCAGGTCGCCGGATTGCTGTGCTGGTCAACGAATTTGGGGAAGTTGGTATTGATGGGGAACTGCTGCGCGCCTGTCAAATCTGCGAGGACTCTGCGGTCGAGCCGGAAGCCAATGGTCAGGCCAAGGGTGGGACCCATCCGACCCCAACCGTCCCCCAGATTGTTGAACTAACCAATGGTTGCCTATGCTGCACGGTTCAGGAGGAATTTCTCCCCGCGATGCAAGCCCTGCTAAAACAGCGCGATCACATCGACTGCATCCTGATCGAAACCTCTGGTCTGGCCCTCCCCAAACCCCTAGTACAAGCCTTCCGCTGGCCAGAAATTCGTACAGGGGCAACCGTGGATGGGGTAATTGCGGTCGTTGATGGGGAGGCACTGGCCGCTGGGCAGTTGGTCGGCGATCTGACGCAACTGGAAGCCCAACGACAGGCTGATCCCAACCTGGAACACGAAACCCCGATCGCCGAACTCTTTGAAGATCAGCTCAATTGTGCCGATCTGGTGTTATTGACGAAAACTGATCGTCTGGAGGCCGCTACGATTACCCAAGTCCAAACTTGGTTAGCCGATCAGATCCCGGCGGGTGTACGGGTGCTTCCCTGCCACCAGGGCCAAATTGAATCCGAACTCCTCCTGGGTTTTAATGCAGCCGTTGAAGACAACCTGGAGCAACGCCCCAGCCACCACGATACGGAGGAAGATCACGAGCACGACGATCACATCAATGCAGTCTATCTCCAGAGCGATCGTGCCTTCGAGCCAAAACCCTTGGTCGATCGCCTCACGCACCTCGTCCAAACGATGGAAATTTATCGGATCAAGGGTTTTGTAACCGTGCCCGGCAAGCCCATGCGGTTGGTGTTGCAAGGGGTCGGCCCCCGGTTTGATTATTTCTACGATCGGCCCTGGCGGGCAGATGAGGTTCGCCAAACCCGATTGGTGTTGATTGGCCGGGATCTGGATCAAGCCCAGGTAGAGCAGTACTGGGAAGCATCACAGGTACCTTAA
- a CDS encoding DEAD/DEAH box helicase — MTFETLGLSTEILRAVADQGYSEPTPIQQQAIPLILQGRDLLASAQTGTGKTASFTLPLLHRLGSNRRPQRRSSSPRALILVPTRELAAQVGESVQAYGQYLPMRSAIVYGGVKIGPQIQKLRRGVDILIATPGRLLDHLGQGTVTLEQVEMLVLDEGDRMLDMGFLPDIRKILAQLPQTRQTMLFSATFSPAVKKLAADLLTDPVQVEVAPHNTAAETVEQLIHPVDRHRKRELLSHMIGYRNWGQVLVFTRTKHGANRLAEQLAKDGLKTEAIHGNKSQAARSRALAKFKQGAVQVLVATDIAARGLDIDHLPHVVNFELPMVPEDYVHRIGRTGRAGKAGQAISLVSPEEYTLLKGIERLLKRNLPKDVVPGYEPTTPLPAGVEMCSRKRSPHPRYRGNRDQGRGVTRPTRLPEGDLMRSSRSSVPVKPAKVPTPRFSGTDAARSSDKHMHSA; from the coding sequence ATGACCTTTGAAACCCTCGGCCTTTCGACCGAAATTCTTCGTGCTGTCGCCGATCAGGGCTATAGCGAACCGACGCCTATTCAGCAGCAAGCGATCCCCCTAATTTTGCAAGGCCGGGATCTGCTGGCCAGCGCCCAAACAGGAACCGGTAAGACAGCCAGCTTTACGCTACCCCTGCTGCACCGCTTGGGCAGTAACCGTCGTCCCCAACGCCGCTCTTCCTCGCCACGGGCCTTGATCCTGGTACCGACCCGTGAGTTGGCAGCCCAGGTAGGGGAGAGTGTCCAAGCCTATGGTCAATATCTCCCCATGCGATCGGCGATCGTTTATGGGGGGGTGAAGATTGGCCCCCAAATTCAAAAGCTACGGCGCGGCGTTGACATCCTAATTGCCACTCCCGGTCGTCTGCTCGATCACCTCGGCCAGGGTACCGTTACCCTGGAGCAAGTGGAAATGCTGGTGTTGGATGAGGGCGATCGGATGCTCGACATGGGCTTCCTGCCGGATATTCGTAAGATTCTGGCGCAATTGCCCCAAACTCGGCAAACAATGCTGTTCTCAGCGACCTTCTCCCCAGCAGTGAAGAAACTGGCAGCAGATCTGCTGACTGATCCGGTCCAAGTGGAAGTGGCGCCCCACAATACAGCGGCGGAGACGGTGGAGCAACTGATTCATCCGGTCGATCGCCACCGCAAGCGGGAACTGTTGTCCCACATGATTGGCTACCGCAACTGGGGCCAAGTTTTGGTCTTCACCCGGACCAAGCACGGCGCCAACCGGCTAGCGGAACAGTTGGCGAAGGATGGTCTGAAAACCGAGGCAATCCACGGCAACAAGAGCCAAGCGGCCCGATCGCGTGCTCTGGCCAAGTTTAAGCAGGGAGCAGTTCAGGTGTTGGTGGCGACCGATATCGCGGCCCGGGGTCTGGATATTGATCACCTGCCCCACGTGGTAAATTTTGAACTGCCGATGGTGCCGGAGGACTATGTGCACCGCATTGGTCGCACGGGTCGCGCCGGTAAGGCAGGGCAAGCCATCTCCCTGGTTAGTCCGGAAGAGTATACGCTGCTGAAGGGGATTGAACGCCTGCTCAAGCGCAATCTCCCCAAGGATGTGGTGCCGGGATATGAGCCGACCACTCCCCTCCCTGCGGGGGTGGAAATGTGCAGTCGCAAGCGTTCACCGCATCCCCGTTATCGAGGTAATCGTGACCAAGGGCGGGGAGTGACTCGTCCGACACGACTCCCGGAAGGAGACCTGATGCGATCGTCGCGATCGTCGGTCCCAGTGAAACCGGCCAAGGTGCCAACGCCGCGCTTCTCGGGCACAGATGCGGCGCGATCGTCGGATAAGCACATGCATTCTGCCTAG
- a CDS encoding Ycf51 family protein, producing MTIYSEKAIAKGARSNAMMTLSPETFLTLTQWAGILTIVCAVVAGISFALKWGIRFRLVGTTGFMLVLTTGLFALSLFPIARTSVPGAVRYVVVYDNGANQAVISVPNTITRSELEATLQQAASDLYSLGRGSQNDAKLTIRARTILHPQPGISQPLILGQVQRSLAQRNDPDLKIDIYGDRLRQLPPPIAS from the coding sequence ATGACTATATATAGTGAGAAAGCCATCGCTAAGGGAGCGCGATCAAACGCTATGATGACCCTCAGTCCAGAAACCTTTCTGACCCTGACCCAATGGGCGGGGATCTTGACGATTGTGTGTGCGGTTGTGGCCGGGATTAGCTTTGCCCTAAAGTGGGGAATTCGCTTCCGGCTAGTGGGGACTACGGGCTTTATGCTCGTGTTAACCACTGGCCTGTTCGCCCTCAGCCTCTTTCCCATTGCCCGCACCAGTGTTCCTGGCGCAGTCCGCTATGTGGTTGTCTATGACAATGGGGCCAACCAGGCCGTGATCAGCGTCCCCAATACGATTACGCGGTCTGAATTAGAGGCCACCCTCCAGCAGGCGGCCAGTGACCTCTACTCCCTCGGTCGCGGTAGTCAGAATGATGCCAAACTCACTATCCGCGCTCGCACCATTCTCCACCCACAACCGGGTATCTCCCAACCCTTGATCCTTGGCCAAGTCCAACGATCGCTGGCACAACGCAATGATCCCGATCTCAAAATTGACATTTACGGCGATCGCCTGCGTCAACTCCCCCCACCTATTGCTAGCTAA
- a CDS encoding 5-formyltetrahydrofolate cyclo-ligase, which yields MSSLVSKSILRRQWLQQRRALSLNEWQRKSQQICDHLRSSPWFQRARTILAYFSIRQEPDLMPLMIASTDRCWGCPRCQDNTLIWHHWSPADPLISGPYGIQEPLPTAPRLYPADIDLILIPAVACDRRGYRLGYGGGYYDRLLADPDWQTQPTIGLVFDNAYVPSLPIDPWDRPLHAVCTETGLFLSPRGESALLGSERQTGQTLTGQNLTGHDPGQPARPLPTGHP from the coding sequence ATGTCATCTCTCGTGTCCAAATCCATTCTGCGGCGCCAATGGCTACAGCAGCGGCGGGCCTTGTCTCTCAACGAATGGCAGCGCAAAAGCCAGCAAATTTGCGACCACCTGCGATCGTCGCCGTGGTTTCAACGGGCGCGAACCATTCTAGCCTACTTCAGCATTCGCCAGGAACCGGACCTCATGCCCCTAATGATCGCCAGTACCGATCGCTGCTGGGGCTGCCCCCGCTGCCAAGACAACACATTGATCTGGCATCATTGGTCACCCGCTGATCCTCTGATAAGCGGACCCTATGGCATTCAAGAACCCCTGCCCACCGCACCGCGCCTCTATCCCGCCGATATCGATTTGATCCTCATTCCGGCGGTAGCCTGCGATCGCCGGGGTTATCGTCTGGGGTATGGCGGTGGCTACTACGATCGCCTGCTGGCGGATCCGGACTGGCAAACCCAACCGACGATCGGGCTGGTATTTGACAACGCCTATGTGCCTAGCCTCCCAATTGACCCGTGGGATCGTCCCCTACATGCTGTCTGCACGGAAACGGGTCTCTTTCTGTCTCCAAGAGGGGAGTCAGCCCTGCTAGGATCAGAGAGGCAAACTGGACAAACCTTGACGGGACAAAACTTGACAGGCCATGACCCTGGGCAACCTGCGCGACCTCTACCAACAGGTCATCCTTGA
- a CDS encoding glycosyltransferase family 4 protein produces the protein MQLIVEGWRFIPHSYAIVNQFQLLALQAYPQLELFHQDAPFAVADWQPVRGLMRPEQEAAIAAIPAPQPGQVADATLRLYGPFNFAAAPSQRTLVCAVTEWGKVTAVMQRAMKIASLKDLVLDPRVTIVTPSVWSQAGLVFSGIDPDRIVIIPHGFDPDLYHPVEEAERQALRCQLGWQDEFVFLNVSVMSNRKGIGLLLKAFAQIVQHYPQARLVLKGREAIFGSRQSIAASSRAILSTAEADRVRPRCQYMGDTLAFAEVAKLYQAADVYVAPYVAEGFNLPVLEAAACGLPVICTQGGPTDDFTHPDFALTIKSQRRAIELEGEERYGLFPDLEHLISLMQTAIEHSAFMAQARQRGPAFVRERFTWQHVVEQLLQVMAPSEGSPSQK, from the coding sequence ATGCAACTTATTGTCGAAGGCTGGCGGTTTATCCCCCACTCCTATGCGATCGTCAACCAGTTTCAATTACTCGCCCTGCAAGCGTATCCCCAGCTAGAACTGTTCCATCAGGATGCACCCTTTGCCGTCGCGGATTGGCAACCCGTGCGTGGGCTGATGAGACCAGAACAGGAAGCGGCGATCGCGGCGATCCCTGCCCCGCAACCGGGTCAAGTTGCTGATGCCACCCTCCGTCTCTATGGCCCCTTTAATTTTGCAGCCGCTCCCTCGCAGCGGACGCTGGTCTGTGCCGTAACGGAGTGGGGCAAGGTCACAGCGGTGATGCAACGGGCGATGAAGATCGCGTCCCTCAAAGATCTGGTTTTAGACCCCAGGGTCACGATCGTGACGCCCTCGGTGTGGTCACAGGCCGGGCTGGTCTTCAGTGGAATTGATCCCGATCGCATTGTGATTATTCCCCACGGGTTTGATCCTGACCTCTACCATCCTGTGGAGGAAGCTGAGCGGCAAGCGTTGCGTTGCCAGTTGGGCTGGCAGGATGAGTTTGTCTTTCTCAACGTCAGTGTGATGAGCAATCGGAAGGGGATTGGGTTGCTGCTGAAGGCATTTGCCCAGATTGTCCAGCACTATCCCCAGGCCAGGTTAGTTTTAAAGGGCCGGGAGGCCATTTTCGGCTCGCGTCAGTCGATCGCGGCCAGTAGTCGGGCAATCTTGAGTACCGCAGAAGCCGATCGCGTGCGGCCTCGGTGTCAATATATGGGGGATACGCTCGCTTTTGCCGAGGTGGCGAAGTTGTACCAGGCGGCAGATGTCTATGTGGCTCCCTATGTGGCTGAGGGGTTTAATTTGCCGGTCTTAGAAGCCGCAGCGTGCGGATTGCCGGTCATTTGTACCCAGGGGGGTCCCACGGATGATTTTACCCATCCTGATTTTGCCTTGACGATTAAGAGCCAACGGCGGGCGATCGAGTTGGAGGGGGAGGAGCGCTATGGCTTGTTCCCGGACCTAGAGCATTTAATCAGTTTGATGCAAACGGCGATCGAGCATTCAGCGTTTATGGCCCAGGCGCGGCAACGGGGACCTGCCTTTGTCCGGGAGCGGTTTACCTGGCAACATGTGGTTGAGCAGTTGTTGCAAGTTATGGCTCCCAGTGAAGGCAGCCCTTCCCAAAAATGA
- a CDS encoding LmeA family phospholipid-binding protein produces MLGTLPFPGQAQGGERLLSQVVTRAIAALFRRTEHLEATVRVEPMAKLLQGSVDGFELLGKGMLMYNGLRIEAMELYLEAVAIDFGGILRGQVHLRQPTQATMRVVLTEADLTTAFNTPFVVEKLQRLQYEGKPLYFRETVMTIDGETKSLRLQTQIQVGNADQPLAVDLTTQLAIEARRKLQFVEVEYRGEPAAIALGQALIAHVNQLLDLDKFALDGTQLRVDRARIQPHTIVFYGTARIDHFPQSKRQAA; encoded by the coding sequence GTGCTAGGAACCCTACCATTTCCAGGACAAGCCCAAGGTGGCGAACGGCTCCTGAGCCAGGTGGTCACGCGGGCGATCGCGGCCCTGTTTCGGCGTACCGAGCACCTGGAGGCCACGGTGCGGGTGGAGCCAATGGCCAAGCTCTTGCAGGGCAGCGTCGATGGCTTTGAGCTGCTCGGCAAGGGGATGTTGATGTACAACGGCCTGCGCATCGAGGCGATGGAGTTGTACCTGGAGGCTGTGGCGATCGACTTTGGCGGTATCCTGCGCGGCCAAGTGCATCTGCGCCAACCCACCCAGGCAACGATGCGGGTGGTGTTAACGGAAGCCGATTTGACCACTGCGTTTAATACGCCCTTTGTGGTAGAAAAATTGCAGCGGCTCCAGTACGAGGGAAAACCGCTCTATTTCCGCGAGACAGTGATGACGATCGATGGCGAGACGAAATCGCTGCGGCTGCAAACCCAGATCCAGGTGGGCAATGCCGATCAACCGCTGGCGGTCGATTTAACGACCCAGTTAGCCATCGAAGCCCGTCGGAAGTTACAGTTTGTTGAGGTGGAATATCGAGGGGAACCCGCGGCGATTGCCCTGGGGCAAGCCCTGATTGCCCATGTCAACCAACTGCTGGATTTAGACAAATTCGCCCTAGACGGAACCCAGCTACGGGTCGATCGCGCTCGCATTCAGCCTCACACGATCGTCTTCTACGGCACGGCTCGGATTGACCACTTTCCCCAGAGCAAACGGCAGGCCGCCTAA
- the speA gene encoding biosynthetic arginine decarboxylase, translating to MGSKLEQSTAVAQENGDVPSLLVTDGAARSTSVPGLATSAWTIEDSEELYRINGWGEPYFSINAAGHVTVSPKADRGGSLDLFELVNALKQRNLELPLLIRFSDILEDRIERLNACFAKAIARYSYAGTYQGVFPVKCNQHRHLVEDLVRFGKPHQFGLEAGSKPELLIALSLLDTPGALLICNGYKDREYIETAMLAQRLGKLSIIVLEQVEEVPLVIAASRKLKIEPIVGVRAKLSSKGVGRWGCSTGDRAKFGLTIPEILDAVEQLREAGLLHCLQLLHFHIGSQISAISVIKDAIREASQIYVQLAKLGADMRYLDVGGGLGVDYDGSKTNFHASKNYNMQNYANDIVAEVKEACEGQAITVPTLISESGRAIASHQSVLIFDVLGISEVPTETPDPVQSGDHLIVRNLYETYQSISEENYQEAYHDATQFKEEAISLFAFGYLSLRDRAKAERLYWACCRKIQQIVRQQDYVPDDLEDLEKIMASIYYINLSVFQSVPDSWAIDQLFPIMPIHRLDEEPTERATLADLTCDSDGKIDQFIDLRDVKSVLELHPLKPGEPYYLGLFLGGAYQEIMGNLHNLFGDTNAIHIKLTPKGYAIEHVVKGDTMTEVLSYVQYNSEDLVENIRKQTEQALQDHRITLQESQLLLSNYERSLSRYTYLTHEYP from the coding sequence ATGGGTTCAAAGTTGGAACAATCGACGGCTGTTGCTCAGGAGAATGGGGATGTGCCATCGCTGCTGGTTACAGATGGAGCGGCGCGATCGACATCAGTACCTGGGTTAGCCACCTCGGCATGGACGATCGAGGACAGTGAGGAACTTTATCGTATCAATGGTTGGGGCGAGCCATACTTTTCGATCAATGCCGCCGGCCATGTGACGGTTTCCCCCAAGGCCGATCGCGGGGGGTCATTAGACCTGTTTGAATTGGTCAATGCGCTTAAGCAGCGCAACTTGGAACTGCCGCTATTGATTCGTTTCTCTGACATTTTGGAAGATCGGATTGAACGGTTAAATGCGTGTTTTGCCAAGGCGATCGCCCGCTACAGCTATGCGGGTACCTATCAGGGGGTATTTCCGGTTAAATGTAACCAACACCGCCATTTAGTGGAAGATTTAGTACGCTTTGGTAAGCCTCACCAGTTTGGTCTGGAAGCCGGATCAAAGCCAGAGTTACTGATTGCCCTGTCGCTGTTGGATACGCCAGGAGCCTTGCTGATTTGTAATGGCTATAAAGATCGGGAATATATTGAAACAGCGATGCTGGCTCAACGGTTGGGCAAGTTGTCGATTATTGTCCTAGAGCAGGTGGAAGAGGTCCCCCTAGTGATTGCAGCCAGTCGCAAGTTGAAGATTGAACCGATCGTCGGGGTCCGGGCCAAACTCAGCAGTAAGGGCGTGGGGCGTTGGGGATGCTCCACGGGCGATCGGGCTAAATTTGGGCTAACGATTCCCGAAATCCTGGATGCGGTTGAGCAGTTACGGGAAGCGGGGTTGCTGCACTGTTTACAACTATTACATTTTCACATTGGCTCGCAAATTTCGGCCATTAGTGTGATTAAAGATGCCATTCGGGAAGCGAGTCAGATTTACGTTCAGCTAGCCAAGCTGGGTGCTGATATGCGCTACCTTGACGTTGGGGGAGGGCTGGGGGTTGATTACGACGGCTCCAAAACTAACTTCCATGCCTCGAAAAACTACAATATGCAAAACTACGCCAATGACATCGTGGCAGAAGTTAAGGAAGCCTGTGAGGGACAGGCGATTACTGTACCAACCCTGATTAGCGAAAGTGGACGCGCGATCGCCTCCCATCAATCGGTCTTGATTTTTGACGTTTTAGGGATTAGTGAAGTCCCGACTGAAACGCCCGATCCGGTGCAGAGTGGGGATCATCTGATTGTGCGCAATCTCTACGAAACCTATCAGTCCATCAGTGAAGAGAATTATCAAGAAGCCTACCATGATGCTACCCAATTTAAGGAAGAGGCGATTAGTCTGTTTGCATTTGGGTATCTAAGTTTGCGCGATCGGGCCAAGGCAGAACGGTTATACTGGGCCTGTTGTCGTAAGATTCAACAGATTGTCCGTCAACAGGACTATGTGCCCGATGATCTGGAAGATTTGGAAAAAATCATGGCATCGATTTACTACATCAATTTATCCGTCTTCCAATCGGTACCGGATAGTTGGGCTATTGATCAACTTTTTCCGATCATGCCAATTCACCGTCTGGATGAAGAACCGACAGAACGAGCCACCCTCGCAGATCTCACCTGCGATAGTGATGGCAAAATCGATCAATTTATTGATCTGCGGGATGTGAAATCAGTGCTGGAATTGCATCCGCTCAAACCTGGTGAACCCTACTATCTAGGTCTTTTTTTGGGAGGAGCCTATCAGGAAATTATGGGTAATCTCCATAACCTGTTTGGCGATACCAATGCGATTCATATTAAGCTTACCCCTAAGGGGTATGCTATTGAACATGTTGTTAAAGGGGATACCATGACTGAGGTTCTGAGTTATGTGCAATATAACTCGGAAGATCTGGTAGAAAATATCCGTAAACAAACGGAGCAAGCCCTGCAAGATCATCGGATTACGCTTCAGGAATCCCAGTTATTGCTCTCGAACTATGAACGCAGTCTAAGCCGTTATACCTATTTGACCCATGAGTACCCATAA
- the ndk gene encoding nucleoside-diphosphate kinase translates to MERTFIAIKPDGVQRGLVGEIIGRFERKGFTLVGLKLLNVSQELAESHYAVHRERPFFKGLVEYITSGPVVAMVWEGDGVVAAARKLIGATNPLTAEPGTIRGDLAINIGRNLIHGSDAIETAQQEIGLWFTDAELVGWEPTLSPWLHE, encoded by the coding sequence GTGGAAAGAACGTTTATTGCCATTAAACCCGACGGCGTTCAACGGGGATTAGTGGGGGAGATCATTGGCCGTTTTGAGCGCAAAGGCTTCACCTTGGTGGGCCTCAAGCTCCTCAATGTAAGCCAGGAACTGGCCGAATCCCACTATGCCGTTCACCGGGAACGCCCCTTCTTTAAAGGCTTGGTGGAATACATTACGTCTGGTCCGGTAGTCGCAATGGTGTGGGAAGGCGATGGGGTCGTCGCTGCCGCCCGCAAGTTGATCGGGGCCACCAATCCCCTAACGGCAGAACCCGGTACGATTCGGGGCGATTTGGCCATCAACATCGGTCGTAACCTCATTCACGGCTCGGATGCGATCGAGACCGCCCAACAGGAAATCGGCCTCTGGTTTACCGACGCCGAACTGGTGGGCTGGGAACCGACCCTCAGCCCCTGGCTCCATGAATAA
- the sufU gene encoding Fe-S cluster assembly sulfur transfer protein SufU yields the protein MTLGNLRDLYQQVILDHYKKPRHKGKTNPIDRQQRGHNPSCGDTIELTVHLAPPDADNGESRIADVKFEGEGCAIAIASADLMAEALRGKTVAEALEMVQRFQRMMKGEAEFPKELRKLNVMQGVAQFPVRIKCATLSWHTLRAALEPQAVTPEEGYVSNEGEEA from the coding sequence ATGACCCTGGGCAACCTGCGCGACCTCTACCAACAGGTCATCCTTGACCACTACAAAAAACCGCGCCACAAAGGCAAAACCAATCCCATTGATCGCCAGCAACGCGGCCATAACCCTTCCTGCGGCGATACGATCGAACTGACCGTGCACCTTGCCCCACCGGATGCGGACAATGGAGAGAGCCGGATTGCCGATGTCAAATTTGAGGGTGAAGGGTGCGCGATCGCGATCGCGTCTGCTGACCTGATGGCCGAAGCCCTGCGCGGTAAGACCGTTGCCGAAGCGTTAGAAATGGTGCAGCGTTTCCAACGCATGATGAAGGGGGAGGCAGAATTTCCCAAGGAACTGCGTAAACTCAATGTGATGCAAGGCGTTGCCCAGTTCCCTGTACGGATCAAATGTGCCACCCTGTCCTGGCATACGCTGCGAGCCGCCCTCGAACCTCAGGCCGTAACCCCTGAGGAGGGCTACGTTAGTAATGAAGGGGAGGAGGCTTGA